The DNA sequence CTGTGTCCGGTCAGGATCAAGATTTGAGTGCCCGGATGTAATTTTCGGGCCTGCTGGTACACGGAAATCCCATGTATCACATCCTCATCTAGGGCGCCGTCAGTGGATGGGATGCTGAGGTCGCAAAGAATGGTGTCGTATTCGGACGACCCGAGCGCGGCTACCGCACCCTCCCTACTCCACGCGTGGAGACAGTCGATTGAGGGTTCAAGGTCTTGCAGAGCATTCGTAAACGCCGACGCGAATGCCTGGTCGTCTTCGATAAGCAAAACTCGCATTCATCTCTCCGTGAATGGGCGGGGCCAACGAAAGTGGAAAGCAGCACCCACCTCTTCGCGTCTGTTTAGTACAATTTCACCACCCAAAGTCCGAGCCGCGCGATAACAGATGGCGAGACCCATCCCTAGATGCTCCGATTTCGTAGTTGTTCCGATTTCGTAGACTCGGCCTGCACTGAGCGGAAGCCCGACACCGTGGTCGATTATGCTAAACCAGTACTCCTTGGGCGTACTACCCCAGTTAACCACGACCGGGAGGTGGCTTCGCCCCCCGGCCAAAGTGGCTTCAATCGCGTTCCGGATGCCGTTGGCGATCACAATCGAGAGAATGGTCGGATCGCTAACGGCCATGAGAGGAGCAATACCCGCAAATTCTACCGCAGCCTGCGCACTGAATGCTTCTGATTCGCTCACCGACCGAATTAGATCTGCAAGGTCGAACTCACGAGCTTGTGGAACTCTTGCAACCTTCGCGAGCACGGAAACAGCCTCAATGGTATCCGCGAGGCGAAATAATGCGCTATACGTCCGACTGTTGCCGAAATCTGGAACTTCCAAAGTAGCATGGAGGCGAAGAATCCCCACAATCGGTTGAAGCTCATGGACGAGCCGTCGAGTAGTATCCTCGACAGCACGTGCATACGCTTCGTCTTCGGGTTCAACGTCATCCCAAATGCGTGACGAGATCGCATTGGGAGCAGTTTTGACTCCCGCTGTTTCGAGCGCTTGCTCGAGGGCACGACGTACCCAGACGACGGACTCAACTGAAAGAGCTGCGGTTAACTTCGGGAAATCGTCGCGTTGCGCTGTGTGTCGAAGGTGGCGTGCACCCTTCAACCTCTCATGCATACTTGAAGAATTCAGCGCGTCAAAGGCCTCCTCTCGCGTCATCTCGATTCAGCGTTGTCGCCGTAGAACTCTGCACGACGATGAAAAGCTTCGAGACCACCTTCCATTACAGTTGTGATCGCTTCTACGCTTTCTGGATGGTCTAAAGGTCGCGCGTGTCGGACGAACCCGTTTCGACCATCGGAGCCCATCAGAACGATCAGGCTTGCCTCGCCCAAGACCGGGATGTTGGGATTATGCGTAGAGAAGATCAATTGCCCGAATTGCTTTCGCTTTCGAATGGCTTCAATAGCCGTCCCG is a window from the Longimicrobium terrae genome containing:
- a CDS encoding sensor histidine kinase yields the protein MTREEAFDALNSSSMHERLKGARHLRHTAQRDDFPKLTAALSVESVVWVRRALEQALETAGVKTAPNAISSRIWDDVEPEDEAYARAVEDTTRRLVHELQPIVGILRLHATLEVPDFGNSRTYSALFRLADTIEAVSVLAKVARVPQAREFDLADLIRSVSESEAFSAQAAVEFAGIAPLMAVSDPTILSIVIANGIRNAIEATLAGGRSHLPVVVNWGSTPKEYWFSIIDHGVGLPLSAGRVYEIGTTTKSEHLGMGLAICYRAARTLGGEIVLNRREEVGAAFHFRWPRPFTER